In a genomic window of Nomascus leucogenys isolate Asia chromosome 4, Asia_NLE_v1, whole genome shotgun sequence:
- the CHRM1 gene encoding muscarinic acetylcholine receptor M1, with protein sequence MNTSAPPAVSPNITVLAPGKGPWQVAFIGITTGLLSLATVTGNLLVLISFKVNTELKTVNNYFLLSLACADLIIGTFSMNLYTTYLLMGHWALGTLACDLWLALDYVASNASVMNLLLISFDRYFSVTRPLSYRAKRTPRRAALMIGLAWLVSFVLWAPAILFWQYLVGERTVLAGQCYIQFLSQPIITFGTAMAAFYLPVTVMCTLYWRIYRETENRARELAALQGSETPGKGGGSSSSSERSQPGAEGSPETPPGRCCRCCRAPRLLQAYSWKEEEEEDEGSMESLTSSEGEEPGSEVVIKMPMVDPEAQAPTKQPPRSSPNTVKRPTKKGRDRAGKGQKPRGKEQLAKRKTFSLVKEKKAARTLSAILLAFILTWTPYNIMVLVSTFCKDCVPETLWELGYWLCYVNSTINPMCYALCNKAFRDTFRLLLLCRWDKRRWRKIPKRPGSVHRTPSRQC encoded by the coding sequence ATGAACACCTCAGCCCCACCTGCTGTCAGCCCCAACATCACCGTCCTGGCACCAGGAAAGGGTCCCTGGCAAGTGGCCTTCATTGGGATCACCACGGGCCTCCTGTCGCTAGCCACAGTGACAGGCAACCTGCTGGTACTTATCTCTTTCAAGGTCAACACGGAGCTCAAGACAGTCAATAACTACTTCCTGCTGAGCCTGGCCTGTGCTGACCTCATCATCGGTACCTTCTCCATGAACCTCTACACCACGTACCTGCTCATGGGCCACTGGGCTCTGGGCACGCTGGCTTGTGACCTCTGGCTGGCCCTGGACTATGTGGCCAGCAATGCCTCCGTCATGAATCTGCTGCTCATCAGCTTTGACCGCTACTTCTCCGTGACTCGGCCCCTGAGCTACCGCGCCAAGCGCACACCCCGCCGGGCAGCTCTGATGATCGGCCTGGCCTGGCTGGTTTCCTTTGTCCTCTGGGCCCCAGCCATCCTCTTCTGGCAGTACCTGGTAGGGGAGCGGACAGTGCTAGCTGGGCAGTGCTACATCCAGTTCCTCTCCCAGCCCATCATCACCTTTGGCACAGCCATGGCTGCCTTCTACCTCCCTGTCACAGTCATGTGCACGCTCTACTGGCGCATCTACCGGGAGACAGAGAACCGAGCACGGGAGCTGGCAGCCCTTCAGGGCTCCGAGACGCCGGGCAAAGggggtggcagcagcagcagctcagaGAGGTCTCAGCCAGGGGCTGAGGGCTCACCAGAGACTCCTCCAGGCCGCTGCTGTCGCTGCTGCCGGGCCCCCAGGCTGCTGCAGGCCTACAgctggaaggaagaagaggaagaggacgAAGGCTCCATGGAGTCCCTCACATCCTCAGAGGGAGAGGAGCCTGGCTCCGAAGTGGTGATCAAGATGCCAATGGTGGACCCCGAGGCACAGGCCCCCACCAAGCAGCCCCCACGGAGCTCCCCAAATACAGTCAAGAGGCCGACTAAGAAAGGGCGTGATCGAGCTGGCAAGGGCCAGAAGCCCCGTGGAAAGGAGCAGCTGGCCAAGCGGAAGACCTTCTCGCTGGTCAAGGAGAAGAAGGCGGCTCGGACCCTGAGTGCCATCCTCCTGGCCTTCATCCTCACCTGGACGCCGTACAACATCATGGTGCTGGTGTCCACCTTCTGCAAGGACTGTGTTCCCGAGACCCTGTGGGAGCTGGGCTACTGGCTGTGCTACGTCAACAGCACCATCAACCCCATGTGCTACGCACTCTGCAACAAAGCCTTCCGGGACACCTTTCGCCTGCTGCTGCTTTGCCGCTGGGACAAGAGACGCTGGCGCAAGATCCCCAAGCGCCCTGGCTCCGTGCACCGCACTCCCTCCCGCCAATGCTGA